The genomic stretch ACCCGACGTCTTTTCTGCTCAAAAATAACCACCCCATCATTGTCATTTAACGCAGCATTCATATCCCTAACCACCCCATCATTGTCATTTAACGCAGCATTCATATCCCTTCCCTCACTCTCATGCACCGCCTTACCAGTTCCCCTCTCCCCCGAAACAGCCGCATTATTACCAGACAATAAATGCTCATCATTAGTGACCGTTTCAAAATTTCCCCTTGCACCACCGCCCATCCCCGCCGGCGAATCCAATACCAACCACTTGTTTACCGGAACCGCCACTCCCCTCCTGCCACCCGCCCGTAACCACACACCATACGGCTTCTCCCCCCCAGCGTCCGGCAAGTCAATACTTACCGGGCAAAATTTATCCGCGTGACCAATGACGCCACATGAGAAACAAAAAGAAGGCAACCGCTCATAGCGAAAGTCCACCCAGAACCACTCACCTCCAGGTCTCTTCATTTTCATACGCTTCTTCAATGGCTTAGACACATCCACAGTGACGCGAACGCGCATGAAAGACTTCACCCCGCCCTCAAAATTCCGAGGATCAGCAGCCACAAAACTCCCCACAAAATTCCCAATGATTTTTGCCACCCTTTCAGACATAAATCCTAAAGGAAGGCTATGAACCTGAATCCAAAAAGTTGCCAGACTAAGTTCCAGACTCCTTGGGTCATCCCCATTCTCCAAACGCCGTAACAACACCAAATTCTGGTCGAAGGTCCACGGACCTTCATTCAACACCCTAGCAATATCCTTTTCATGAAAGAACGTAAAAAGAAAACGATTTGAACCCAACTCACGAATATTCACTCCCCTAACTGGACGCCACGCCTTAGCCATAACATCACGAAAAACAACCAACTTGATCGTGCGATCTGTCACAACTCGGCCAACCGCCGAGTAACGAAAGTCAAGAAACCCTTGGGCCTCATCGTCACCGTCAACTTCGACTATCACACCTTCCGCATCATCAGCAATAACCAGGGCTTCACACGCCTCCGCCAAACCGCTCGTCATACCAGTCTCCATAGCCAACAGCAAAAACGCAAAGACAATGGACACAAAGGCCACGAGAGAAAACACAGAAAAAACACTCACACGTTTCTAGAGAGAAAACTGGAGAGGAAAAACTCACAGCACGCGGCTCAATTTGAAGATTCAAAGCAGATATTCTCATACTTAACCTTTCGACTACTAAATTATGTCTAGAAGTTCATAAACACAACAACAAAATTTGTGTGAAGATACATGTGACAGACCAAGttaagataaaaatataatacttatactgaaaaatataatactaattataaaGTGTTTAATACTTATATGGAAAAGTGTAATgcttttgattaaaaatataataccttttattttgatttaaaagtattacattttcttttataagtaatactagttttatacgcgcattgcgcgaatgtgttaatgcccaatgtttatatttaaataaatatttgaaagtatatcaatgcaatattatataggagaagtttatacatgggtaattgaatgtcgaatttttttatttaaatatctaactcaaagtatataaatccaagataatatagaaaattcattataattattactaaaataaatgtttgcaaccttgtaaaatcgatagtctaaatatttgatctaaaaatgatagtctaaataaatactacttttaatttgaat from Ipomoea triloba cultivar NCNSP0323 chromosome 12, ASM357664v1 encodes the following:
- the LOC115999574 gene encoding uncharacterized protein LOC115999574; translation: METGMTSGLAEACEALVIADDAEGVIVEVDGDDEAQGFLDFRYSAVGRVVTDRTIKLVVFRDVMAKAWRPVRGVNIRELGSNRFLFTFFHEKDIARVLNEGPWTFDQNLVLLRRLENGDDPRSLELSLATFWIQVHSLPLGFMSERVAKIIGNFVGSFVAADPRNFEGGVKSFMRVRVTVDVSKPLKKRMKMKRPGGEWFWVDFRYERLPSFCFSCGVIGHADKFCPVSIDLPDAGGEKPYGVWLRAGGRRGVAVPVNKWLVLDSPAGMGGGARGNFETVTNDEHLLSGNNAAVSGERGTGKAVHESEGRDMNAALNDNDGVVRDMNAALNDNDGVVIFEQKRRRVGDESEEGVTKANWASPMMVEENSFEEVGSGSQAHRVQ